From one [Ruminococcus] lactaris ATCC 29176 genomic stretch:
- the der gene encoding ribosome biogenesis GTPase Der, whose amino-acid sequence MSKPVVAIVGRPNVGKSTLFNVLAGEMISIVKDTPGVTRDRIYADVDWLDREFTLIDTGGIEPDSRDIILSQMREQAQIAIDTADVIIFITDVKQGLVDSDSKVADMLRRSGKPVVLVVNKVDNFDKYMADVYEFYNLGIGDPIPISAASRLGLGDMLDAVIAHFPESDGTEEDDDRPRVAIVGKPNVGKSSIINRLLGENRVIVSDIAGTTRDAIDTEIVHNGKEYVFIDTAGLRRKNKIKEELERYSIIRTVSAVERADVVLMVIDATEGVTEQDAKIAGIAHERGKGVIIVVNKWDAIEKNDKTMREYEAKIRQVLSYMPYAEIMYVSAMTGQRLPKLYDMIDMVIENQTLRIATGVLNEIMTEAVAMQQPPSDKGKRLKLYYITQVAVKPPTFVIFVNDKELMHFSYTRYLENKIREAFGFRGTSLKFFIRERKEKDQ is encoded by the coding sequence ATGAGTAAACCGGTAGTTGCCATTGTAGGGCGTCCGAATGTAGGAAAATCCACACTTTTTAATGTGTTGGCAGGGGAGATGATCTCCATTGTAAAGGATACGCCTGGTGTGACAAGAGACAGAATTTATGCAGATGTGGACTGGCTTGACAGAGAATTTACCCTGATCGATACAGGAGGAATTGAGCCGGACAGCAGAGATATCATTCTCTCACAGATGCGGGAGCAGGCACAGATTGCAATTGATACGGCAGATGTCATTATATTTATTACAGATGTAAAGCAGGGCCTTGTGGACTCGGATTCCAAGGTTGCAGATATGCTGAGAAGATCGGGAAAACCGGTTGTTCTTGTTGTAAATAAGGTTGACAATTTTGACAAGTATATGGCAGATGTATATGAATTTTATAATCTGGGAATCGGAGATCCGATTCCGATCTCTGCTGCTTCAAGACTGGGACTGGGAGATATGCTGGATGCAGTGATCGCCCATTTTCCGGAAAGTGACGGAACAGAAGAGGATGATGACCGTCCGAGAGTGGCAATCGTAGGAAAGCCGAATGTAGGAAAATCTTCTATTATAAACCGTCTGCTGGGAGAGAACAGGGTGATTGTATCAGATATTGCAGGAACGACAAGAGATGCGATTGATACAGAGATTGTTCATAATGGAAAAGAATATGTATTTATTGATACGGCAGGTCTGAGAAGAAAAAATAAGATCAAAGAGGAACTGGAACGATACAGTATCATCCGTACCGTCAGTGCTGTAGAGCGTGCGGACGTCGTGCTGATGGTCATTGATGCTACAGAGGGCGTAACAGAGCAGGATGCAAAGATAGCCGGAATTGCCCATGAAAGGGGCAAGGGAGTTATCATTGTCGTGAATAAGTGGGATGCGATCGAGAAGAATGATAAGACCATGAGAGAGTATGAGGCGAAGATCCGTCAGGTACTTTCCTATATGCCATATGCGGAGATTATGTATGTATCTGCAATGACCGGTCAGAGACTTCCAAAGCTGTATGATATGATTGATATGGTGATAGAAAACCAGACACTCCGTATTGCAACCGGAGTCCTGAATGAGATCATGACGGAGGCAGTTGCGATGCAGCAGCCACCATCGGATAAAGGAAAGAGACTGAAGCTTTACTATATTACGCAGGTAGCGGTGAAACCACCGACCTTCGTTATTTTTGTAAATGATAAGGAACTGATGCACTTCTCATATACGAGATATCTGGAAAATAAGATCAGAGAGGCATTTGGATTCCGGGGAACTTCTTTGAAGTTCTTTATCAGAGAAAGAAAGGAAAAGGATCAGTAG
- a CDS encoding MBL fold metallo-hydrolase, protein MIKVTYLDHSGFLVELEDAYFLFDYYKGRLPQIDLEKKMFVFVSHAHHDHYRKDIFNLRKHFREIRYVLSSDIEIKAEKDIVQMQPNEKKEVMGAEIRTLRSTDEGVAFVVHYAGKTIYHAGDLNWWHWEGEPDEKNTEMRRAYQAEINRLMDEKIDIAFVPVDPRLGEQYCWGLDCFMKRTETKVVFPMHFWGNYSIFNRLALEKCAKDYEDRIVRIEKPGQVFLLDEMDENDRIRVRYSSILQQ, encoded by the coding sequence ATGATAAAAGTGACGTATTTAGACCACAGCGGTTTTCTGGTAGAATTAGAAGATGCTTATTTTTTATTTGATTATTATAAAGGCAGATTACCGCAGATTGATCTGGAGAAAAAGATGTTTGTGTTTGTGAGCCATGCACACCATGATCATTATAGAAAGGATATTTTTAATCTGAGAAAGCATTTCAGGGAGATCCGGTATGTTCTGTCATCTGATATCGAGATAAAAGCAGAAAAAGATATCGTTCAGATGCAGCCAAATGAGAAGAAGGAAGTGATGGGAGCAGAGATCAGAACACTTCGATCCACGGATGAGGGAGTAGCCTTTGTTGTTCATTATGCAGGCAAGACGATCTACCATGCTGGGGATCTGAACTGGTGGCACTGGGAAGGGGAACCGGATGAAAAAAATACAGAGATGCGTCGAGCTTATCAGGCAGAAATCAACCGTCTGATGGATGAGAAGATCGATATAGCTTTTGTCCCGGTAGACCCAAGACTGGGAGAACAGTATTGCTGGGGACTTGACTGTTTTATGAAGAGGACAGAAACAAAAGTAGTATTCCCAATGCATTTTTGGGGAAACTACAGTATTTTTAACCGGCTGGCACTGGAAAAATGTGCGAAAGATTATGAAGACCGTATTGTCAGGATTGAAAAGCCAGGGCAGGTATTTCTGTTGGATGAGATGGATGAAAATGACAGGATCCGAGTGAGGTACAGCAGCATTTTACAGCAATAG
- a CDS encoding NAD(P)H-dependent glycerol-3-phosphate dehydrogenase: protein MANVGVLGAGSWGTALSVLLHDNGHEVTIWSIDQKEVEMLNTKREHEAKLPGVKLAKEVVITNELNHAINGKDFLVLAVPSIFTRSTARKMSPFVAEGQMIVDVAKGIEEATLMTLSEQIHQEIPQADVAVLSGPSHAEEVGRKLPTTCVIGAKTKKTAEYLQSMFNSRVFRVYTSPDILGIELGGALKNVIALAAGIADGLGYGDNTKAALITRGIAEIARLGMKMGGKLETFTGLTGIGDLIVTCASVHSRNRKAGYLMGQGKSMQEAMDEVNMVVEGVYSAKAAASLAKKYDVPMPIVEEINRILFEGKDPKKAVDDLMLRESKIENSSLLWEKE from the coding sequence ATGGCAAATGTAGGAGTACTTGGTGCCGGAAGCTGGGGTACGGCACTGTCCGTTCTTCTTCATGATAACGGACACGAAGTAACGATCTGGTCGATCGATCAGAAAGAAGTTGAAATGCTCAATACCAAAAGAGAGCATGAAGCAAAGCTTCCGGGAGTGAAGCTGGCAAAAGAGGTTGTGATCACGAATGAATTGAATCATGCGATCAATGGAAAAGATTTCCTTGTTCTTGCAGTTCCTTCAATATTCACAAGATCAACAGCAAGGAAAATGAGTCCTTTTGTGGCAGAGGGGCAGATGATTGTAGATGTTGCAAAAGGAATTGAAGAAGCTACATTGATGACACTTTCAGAGCAGATCCATCAGGAAATCCCACAGGCAGATGTTGCCGTTCTTTCAGGACCAAGCCATGCGGAAGAGGTCGGACGGAAACTGCCGACAACGTGTGTGATCGGAGCGAAAACGAAAAAGACAGCGGAGTATCTGCAGTCGATGTTCAACAGCCGTGTCTTTCGTGTTTATACAAGTCCTGATATCCTTGGAATCGAGTTGGGAGGAGCATTGAAGAATGTCATTGCACTTGCAGCCGGAATCGCAGACGGATTAGGCTATGGGGACAATACAAAGGCAGCATTGATTACCCGGGGCATTGCCGAGATAGCAAGACTGGGAATGAAAATGGGTGGAAAGCTTGAAACTTTTACAGGACTGACCGGAATCGGAGACCTGATCGTTACATGTGCCAGTGTCCACAGCAGAAACCGGAAGGCAGGTTATCTGATGGGACAGGGAAAGTCCATGCAGGAGGCAATGGATGAGGTGAACATGGTTGTGGAAGGTGTTTATTCAGCTAAGGCTGCTGCAAGTCTGGCAAAGAAATATGATGTTCCGATGCCGATCGTAGAAGAGATCAACCGAATCCTTTTTGAAGGCAAAGATCCGAAGAAGGCAGTGGATGATCTTATGCTGAGAGAATCAAAGATTGAGAACAGCTCTCTTTTATGGGAAAAAGAATAA
- a CDS encoding discoidin domain-containing protein, which produces MKKKKDMKKPLLAAVLACSMVQIPAIPVAAAAPENLALNQTVTASSYEQPTNNPEKTSPSKAVDGDLTTRWGTAQNLAANEWINVNLGSSKQIQQININFERTDDAQNILGYKVEIANGNDTYTEIYRKEEKAKQKEVIKLTSPVSATDVKVTILSADAGTINWVNVGINEIGIYGSINNDYSLSDVAGMITGGTTIAADVADFPMPTVPEGFNIRINGADFEQIISRDGKIVHPLTDKTVKVSYVITKEETGEELVTDDFTYTIAGQHTTNAAKNTKPSIIPEIAEWYSDSTDSVATDSITAVTYDNNALEDVVNEFIADYKDFSGIELQKVKGNAKANAFNFSLSAPDELLGDEGYTMNILSDRINVASESTVGNMYGMQSILQMYKSNPDAFSIGTMRDYPRFSTRGFVLDAARKPVSMDMLKEISRTMRYYKMNDFQVHLSDNYIWLEDYGKLDQENQAFDAYDAFRLESSLTNDAGESPTAEDYSFSKKEFKEFIQTERAVGVNIVPEIDVPAHANSFTKVWPELKVTNKTSSTSANRPLIDHLDISKTETVQKIEEIFDDYTHGSDATFDSETTVHIGADEFLDNYSAYRNFINTIIPYVKQTNTVRMWGGLTWIKDNPITQINADAIDGVEMNLWSKDWADGIEMYNMGYDLINTIDDYGYMVPDGSKTRANSYGDLLNTSRIFSSFEPNKLRSSSGYVAVPSGDDQMLGAAFALWNDNIDKRASGLSESDLYWRFFDALPFYAEKTWAATGQEKGSADALNTLATSMGTGPNTNPYYQESSVDNIYESYDFNSGKGLDDTSENDRDLTLASDSTAKVQNKALVLSGDKSYVETPIEQLGNGNALSFDITLSSEPESGDILFESDAAYGTHDIRIMSNGKLGFTRELYDYYFDYTLPVGEKVNIKIVTQQQVTKLYVNGQFVSNATGEFNHNGTTKKSGITNATFALPLQRIGSETNAVQATIDNVNVTAADMYNKSKWTGTTNSETTYNNVEGLLRYAFDNDYTSRWHSNWKGATDKLTGSNSFYAEINFGQKYTINQFSFTPRTDTASGYVTKADLYIKANDSDEWTLVAQDQTFAADAAQKTFTFNAQEVQYVKFVAKASSDGWVAVSEFDIANTAQNPDQPEADKTALQELVNQAVTDFTGYTSESVTAYKVALDNAKEVLTNEDATQAEVDEAIAALTNAVLVTDKSKLQEKIDQAVTDFDGYTADSVAAYKAALARLNEVLADTDATPAQVSEAIAAFDLARLVKDTSDDGKKDDDKKDDDKKNDDKKDDNKKDDSKKEDGTNDNSSSTNGKADKKDTASKAAKTGDASTALPYMLLMLASGSAVVILKKKKEQ; this is translated from the coding sequence ATGAAAAAGAAGAAGGACATGAAAAAGCCTCTGCTCGCAGCAGTTCTTGCCTGCAGTATGGTTCAGATTCCTGCCATTCCCGTTGCTGCTGCAGCACCGGAAAACCTTGCATTGAATCAGACTGTTACTGCAAGTTCTTATGAACAGCCAACGAATAATCCTGAAAAGACTTCTCCTTCAAAAGCGGTAGATGGTGACCTCACCACACGCTGGGGAACAGCTCAGAATCTGGCTGCGAATGAATGGATCAATGTAAATCTTGGTTCTTCCAAACAGATCCAGCAGATCAACATTAACTTTGAGCGAACCGATGACGCTCAGAACATTTTAGGTTATAAAGTTGAAATTGCCAACGGCAACGATACTTATACCGAAATTTACAGGAAAGAGGAAAAAGCAAAGCAAAAAGAAGTCATCAAACTGACATCTCCGGTCAGTGCTACGGACGTGAAAGTTACCATTCTTTCTGCCGATGCAGGAACGATCAACTGGGTCAATGTCGGAATCAATGAAATCGGAATCTACGGTTCTATTAACAACGATTATTCTCTCAGTGATGTAGCCGGTATGATCACCGGTGGTACAACCATTGCTGCCGATGTGGCAGATTTTCCAATGCCGACAGTACCTGAAGGATTTAACATCAGAATCAACGGAGCAGATTTTGAGCAGATTATTTCCAGGGATGGAAAGATTGTTCACCCACTGACAGATAAGACCGTAAAGGTATCCTACGTGATTACCAAAGAGGAAACCGGTGAAGAACTGGTGACAGATGATTTCACCTACACGATTGCCGGACAGCATACCACAAATGCTGCAAAAAATACAAAGCCATCCATTATTCCTGAAATTGCAGAATGGTATTCTGACAGCACTGATTCCGTTGCAACAGACAGTATCACTGCTGTTACTTATGATAATAATGCACTGGAAGATGTTGTTAATGAATTTATTGCTGATTACAAAGATTTCAGTGGCATTGAATTACAGAAAGTAAAAGGAAATGCAAAAGCAAATGCATTCAACTTTTCTCTTTCCGCTCCTGACGAACTGCTCGGTGATGAGGGATATACTATGAATATTCTTTCTGACCGTATCAATGTAGCTTCTGAAAGCACAGTCGGAAATATGTATGGTATGCAGTCAATCCTGCAAATGTACAAATCCAATCCAGATGCATTTTCGATTGGAACAATGCGGGACTATCCAAGATTTTCAACAAGAGGATTTGTTCTGGACGCTGCACGTAAACCAGTCTCCATGGACATGCTCAAAGAAATCTCAAGAACCATGCGTTACTATAAAATGAATGACTTCCAGGTGCATTTATCTGACAACTACATCTGGCTGGAAGATTATGGCAAACTGGATCAGGAAAATCAGGCATTCGATGCATATGATGCATTCCGTCTGGAATCCAGTCTCACAAATGATGCCGGTGAATCTCCGACAGCGGAAGATTATTCTTTCTCTAAAAAGGAGTTTAAAGAATTTATTCAGACTGAACGTGCTGTTGGTGTAAATATCGTTCCTGAAATTGATGTCCCTGCCCATGCAAATTCCTTTACGAAGGTATGGCCGGAACTGAAAGTAACCAATAAGACTTCTTCCACCAGTGCCAACCGGCCTCTCATCGACCATCTGGATATTTCCAAAACGGAAACCGTTCAGAAGATCGAGGAGATTTTCGATGACTATACTCACGGAAGTGATGCTACTTTTGACAGTGAGACAACCGTTCATATCGGTGCAGATGAATTTCTTGACAATTATTCTGCTTACCGTAACTTTATCAATACGATCATCCCGTATGTAAAGCAGACCAATACAGTCCGTATGTGGGGTGGTCTTACCTGGATCAAAGACAATCCGATTACTCAGATCAATGCTGATGCCATCGACGGTGTGGAAATGAATCTCTGGTCGAAAGACTGGGCTGATGGAATCGAAATGTATAATATGGGATATGATCTGATCAATACCATTGATGATTATGGTTATATGGTTCCTGATGGAAGTAAAACCCGTGCAAATTCTTATGGAGATCTGTTAAATACAAGCCGTATTTTCAGTTCTTTTGAACCAAATAAACTGAGATCCTCCAGCGGTTACGTTGCTGTACCTTCCGGTGATGATCAGATGCTTGGTGCTGCTTTTGCATTGTGGAATGATAATATCGATAAACGTGCTTCCGGACTTTCTGAATCTGATCTGTACTGGAGATTTTTCGATGCACTTCCATTTTACGCGGAAAAGACATGGGCTGCTACCGGACAGGAAAAAGGCTCTGCAGATGCTCTCAATACCCTTGCCACATCTATGGGGACAGGTCCGAACACCAACCCATATTATCAGGAGTCTTCTGTAGATAATATTTATGAATCTTATGATTTCAACAGTGGTAAAGGACTGGATGATACATCTGAAAATGACAGAGATCTCACACTTGCCTCTGACAGTACTGCAAAAGTACAGAATAAAGCTCTGGTTCTCTCCGGAGATAAGAGTTATGTAGAAACACCGATCGAACAGCTTGGTAATGGAAATGCACTTTCCTTTGATATCACACTTTCTTCTGAACCAGAATCCGGTGACATTCTGTTTGAATCTGACGCAGCATACGGAACTCATGATATCCGTATCATGAGCAACGGAAAACTCGGATTTACACGCGAATTGTATGATTATTACTTCGATTATACATTACCGGTCGGAGAAAAAGTAAATATCAAGATTGTGACCCAGCAGCAGGTAACAAAGCTGTATGTCAATGGCCAGTTCGTATCTAACGCGACCGGAGAATTTAACCATAATGGTACAACCAAGAAATCCGGTATTACAAATGCCACATTTGCTCTGCCGCTTCAGCGTATCGGTTCTGAAACCAATGCGGTTCAGGCAACCATTGATAATGTAAATGTAACCGCAGCAGATATGTATAATAAGTCCAAGTGGACCGGAACAACAAACTCCGAGACAACCTATAACAATGTAGAGGGACTTCTTCGCTATGCGTTCGACAACGATTACACCTCCAGATGGCATTCTAACTGGAAAGGTGCTACCGATAAACTGACAGGCAGCAATTCGTTCTATGCAGAGATCAACTTTGGTCAGAAATACACGATCAACCAGTTTTCATTTACTCCTAGAACAGATACAGCCAGTGGATATGTCACAAAAGCAGACCTTTACATTAAAGCAAACGATTCTGATGAATGGACACTTGTCGCACAGGATCAGACCTTTGCAGCAGATGCAGCTCAGAAGACATTCACTTTTAATGCACAGGAAGTTCAGTATGTAAAATTCGTTGCTAAAGCTTCCAGTGACGGATGGGTAGCCGTTTCTGAATTCGACATTGCCAATACTGCTCAGAATCCGGATCAGCCGGAAGCTGATAAGACGGCTCTTCAGGAACTCGTGAATCAGGCTGTAACTGATTTCACCGGTTATACATCAGAATCCGTAACTGCTTACAAAGTCGCTCTCGACAATGCAAAAGAAGTTCTTACAAATGAAGATGCAACCCAGGCAGAAGTTGATGAAGCTATTGCCGCCCTTACAAATGCAGTTCTTGTAACTGACAAATCTAAGCTTCAGGAGAAGATTGATCAGGCTGTAACTGATTTTGACGGATACACTGCTGATTCTGTAGCCGCTTACAAAGCTGCCCTTGCAAGACTCAACGAAGTACTTGCCGACACAGATGCTACTCCGGCACAGGTAAGCGAAGCAATCGCCGCTTTTGATCTTGCCAGACTCGTAAAAGACACATCGGATGATGGCAAGAAAGATGATGACAAGAAAGACGACGATAAGAAAAACGATGATAAGAAAGACGACAATAAAAAAGATGACAGCAAAAAAGAGGATGGAACGAACGATAATTCTTCATCCACAAATGGAAAAGCTGATAAGAAAGATACTGCATCAAAAGCTGCAAAGACCGGAGATGCATCCACTGCTCTTCCTTATATGCTCCTGATGCTTGCATCTGGAAGTGCTGTCGTGATTCTGAAAAAGAAAAAAGAACAGTAA
- the plsY gene encoding glycerol-3-phosphate 1-O-acyltransferase PlsY, giving the protein MERIICLAIGYVCGLLQSGYLVGKLHHIDIRKSGSGNAGSTNALRVMGWKAGLMTFTGDVLKCFAAVLIVRGLYHGSNCLALLMMYAGAGVTLGHNFPFYMKFKGGKGIAVMAALAVSNCFWHLPYSVLMFFITLVFFAVPVVVTRYISLGSLLAYAAFFIEMVVFGQLGWFGMEQAYLYELYILVFLLTALAWWRHRANIKRLLNGTENKFGSGKSKSKEG; this is encoded by the coding sequence ATGGAACGGATCATTTGTCTGGCAATCGGATATGTCTGTGGACTTTTGCAGAGTGGGTATCTGGTTGGAAAATTACATCATATAGATATCAGAAAGTCCGGCAGTGGAAATGCAGGATCAACGAATGCACTCCGCGTGATGGGATGGAAAGCGGGACTTATGACTTTTACAGGGGATGTGCTGAAGTGTTTTGCAGCAGTACTGATCGTAAGAGGGCTGTATCATGGAAGTAATTGTCTGGCACTTCTGATGATGTATGCCGGAGCAGGAGTTACGCTGGGACATAATTTCCCGTTTTACATGAAGTTTAAAGGTGGAAAGGGAATTGCAGTCATGGCAGCACTGGCGGTAAGCAACTGTTTCTGGCATCTGCCGTACAGTGTGCTGATGTTCTTTATTACACTGGTATTTTTTGCTGTTCCTGTAGTAGTGACAAGATATATTTCACTTGGATCACTGCTGGCGTATGCCGCATTCTTTATAGAAATGGTTGTATTTGGGCAGTTAGGATGGTTTGGAATGGAACAGGCATACCTGTACGAGCTATACATACTGGTATTCCTTCTGACGGCACTTGCATGGTGGCGTCACCGTGCGAATATCAAAAGACTTCTGAACGGAACGGAGAATAAGTTCGGGTCAGGGAAAAGTAAAAGTAAGGAGGGCTGA
- the spoIVA gene encoding stage IV sporulation protein A: MDSFQVYRDIKARTDGEIYLGVVGPVRTGKSTFIKRFADLLILPNLTDVHKKERTKDELPQSASGTTIMTTEPKFVPKEAVSVKLGEDVEVKIRLVDCVGYMVEGASGHIENGTERQVKTPWFEYEIPFTKAAAIGTQKVIHDHATIGLVVTTDGSVTELARENYIPAEEKTVRELQEIGKPFLIILNCQKPYAEEAKSLKEELQEKYQAPVIAMNCEQMKAEDLHEMMQQILYEFPVTEVEFYLPKWVEMLSRDHRIKQNLLENVKTVLDALGDIRSAVNLKIQPQGEYIDRMQVEKVEMDSGKVCVRIGFDQKYYYEILSELTGTTINGEYELISTMKELAAMKEEFSQIRDAFTEVKMKGYGVVCPRKEEITLDEPVMIKQGSKFGVKIRSEAPSIHMIRANIETEIAPIVGNEQQAEDLVEYIKKESETPQGVWGTNIFGKSIEELVMDGMKNKITLIGDESRSKLQDSMQKIVNDTNGGLICIII; encoded by the coding sequence ATGGATTCATTTCAGGTATACAGAGATATAAAAGCACGGACAGACGGCGAGATCTATCTTGGCGTAGTCGGACCGGTACGGACAGGCAAATCAACATTTATTAAAAGATTTGCGGATCTTCTGATCCTGCCGAATCTGACGGATGTACATAAAAAAGAACGAACGAAAGATGAACTGCCACAATCCGCATCAGGTACTACGATCATGACTACAGAACCGAAATTTGTTCCGAAAGAGGCGGTCAGTGTAAAGCTGGGAGAAGATGTGGAAGTGAAGATCCGGCTGGTGGATTGTGTAGGGTATATGGTAGAGGGAGCATCCGGCCACATTGAAAATGGCACAGAACGGCAGGTGAAGACACCGTGGTTTGAGTATGAGATTCCATTTACAAAGGCTGCGGCAATCGGAACGCAAAAGGTGATTCATGACCATGCAACGATCGGACTGGTAGTGACTACGGATGGAAGTGTGACAGAGCTGGCAAGAGAAAATTATATCCCGGCAGAGGAAAAGACCGTTCGGGAATTGCAGGAGATCGGAAAACCGTTTCTGATTATATTGAACTGCCAGAAACCTTATGCAGAAGAGGCAAAATCTCTGAAGGAAGAGCTGCAGGAGAAGTATCAGGCTCCGGTGATCGCAATGAATTGTGAACAGATGAAAGCAGAGGATCTACATGAGATGATGCAGCAGATATTATATGAATTTCCGGTTACAGAAGTGGAATTTTATCTTCCAAAGTGGGTGGAAATGCTGTCGAGAGATCATCGGATCAAGCAAAATCTTCTTGAAAATGTAAAAACTGTCCTGGATGCATTAGGTGATATACGGAGTGCGGTGAACTTGAAAATCCAGCCTCAGGGAGAGTATATTGACCGGATGCAGGTCGAAAAAGTGGAAATGGACAGCGGAAAAGTCTGTGTCAGAATTGGTTTTGATCAGAAGTATTATTACGAAATACTCAGTGAACTGACGGGAACAACGATCAACGGAGAATATGAACTGATCTCAACGATGAAAGAACTTGCAGCGATGAAAGAGGAATTTTCGCAGATCCGGGATGCATTTACCGAAGTAAAAATGAAAGGATACGGGGTTGTATGTCCGAGAAAAGAGGAGATTACGCTGGATGAACCGGTCATGATCAAGCAGGGAAGTAAATTTGGCGTGAAGATACGTTCGGAAGCTCCGTCAATTCACATGATACGTGCGAATATAGAAACTGAGATCGCTCCGATTGTCGGAAATGAACAGCAGGCGGAAGATCTTGTGGAGTATATTAAAAAAGAGAGTGAGACACCACAGGGAGTCTGGGGAACAAATATTTTCGGAAAGTCGATCGAAGAACTGGTGATGGACGGAATGAAAAATAAGATTACTCTGATCGGGGATGAAAGCAGATCCAAGCTGCAGGATTCCATGCAGAAGATTGTAAATGATACAAATGGCGGGCTGATCTGTATTATTATCTGA
- a CDS encoding purine-nucleoside phosphorylase: protein MSIQYEKLERCYEYYRSIADFHPRVGLILGSGLGGYAKNMHVEKEIPYREIPDFPVSTVQGHDGRFLLGWIGKVPVVVMKGRVHYYEGYSMEEVVLPVRLMKKIGIEILFLTNASGGINPEFAAGDFMMIRDQIASFVPSPLIGQNIEKLGTRFPDMTHIYDEELQHLIRETAEEERVPLREGVYLQTTGPNFESPAEVKMYGLLGADAVGMSTACEAVAARHAGIRVCGISCVSNMASGISGKELSHQEVQAVADQRSAEFERLVTKIIEKM from the coding sequence ATGAGTATACAGTATGAAAAGCTTGAAAGATGCTATGAATATTATAGAAGTATTGCAGATTTTCACCCCAGAGTCGGTCTGATTCTCGGATCGGGGCTGGGAGGATATGCAAAGAATATGCATGTGGAAAAAGAAATTCCATACCGGGAGATCCCTGATTTCCCGGTTTCCACTGTACAGGGGCATGACGGAAGATTCTTACTGGGATGGATCGGGAAAGTACCGGTCGTTGTCATGAAAGGCAGAGTGCATTATTATGAAGGATATTCGATGGAAGAGGTAGTTCTTCCGGTCAGACTGATGAAAAAGATTGGGATAGAAATTCTGTTTCTGACGAATGCATCCGGTGGAATCAATCCAGAGTTTGCGGCAGGCGATTTTATGATGATCCGGGATCAGATTGCAAGCTTTGTTCCCTCTCCGCTGATCGGACAGAATATAGAGAAACTGGGAACCAGATTCCCTGATATGACTCATATTTATGATGAGGAACTTCAACATCTGATCAGAGAAACTGCAGAGGAAGAAAGAGTACCCCTCCGGGAAGGAGTCTATCTGCAGACTACAGGACCGAATTTTGAAAGCCCGGCAGAGGTTAAAATGTATGGACTTCTGGGGGCAGACGCCGTAGGAATGAGTACAGCCTGCGAGGCGGTTGCGGCAAGACATGCGGGAATCCGTGTATGTGGGATTTCCTGTGTGTCAAATATGGCAAGCGGGATTTCAGGAAAAGAACTGAGCCATCAGGAGGTACAGGCTGTTGCAGATCAGAGAAGTGCAGAATTTGAGCGGCTGGTTACGAAAATTATAGAAAAAATGTAA
- the rnhA gene encoding ribonuclease HI: MLVKVYTDGAARGNPDGPGGYGAVLEYVDGKGQLHTKELSQGYTKTTNNRMELMAVIAGLEALNLPCTVEVYSDSQYVVNAFNQHWVDGWIKKSWKRGKNEPVKNVDLWKRLLEVKSRHQVTFHWVKGHDGHPQNERCDQLATTAADGNELIVDEGLE, from the coding sequence ATGCTTGTAAAAGTTTATACAGATGGTGCAGCAAGGGGAAATCCGGACGGACCGGGAGGTTATGGAGCTGTACTGGAGTATGTGGACGGAAAAGGACAGTTGCATACAAAAGAACTGTCGCAGGGCTATACGAAGACAACGAATAACCGGATGGAACTGATGGCTGTAATCGCAGGACTGGAAGCATTGAACCTGCCATGTACGGTTGAGGTTTATTCAGATTCACAATATGTGGTGAATGCATTTAACCAGCACTGGGTTGACGGATGGATCAAAAAAAGCTGGAAACGTGGAAAGAATGAACCGGTGAAAAATGTGGATCTCTGGAAAAGGCTTCTGGAAGTGAAAAGCCGACATCAGGTTACTTTCCATTGGGTAAAAGGACATGACGGACATCCTCAGAATGAAAGGTGTGACCAGCTTGCAACAACTGCGGCAGACGGGAATGAACTGATCGTGGATGAAGGATTGGAATAA